The following proteins are encoded in a genomic region of Haloarcula marina:
- a CDS encoding DUF4397 domain-containing protein yields the protein MQQQSKTRRRVLTLTGGALAALAGCGGGDGGAGGANGTAETDMLSPTETETGTETETETETEAETESETTTASGDALLRVAHLSPDAPNVDVAVDGETVLSDVPFGAVSDYLTLSPGEYQVTITPTGGDEAVFDETVPVESGRQTAAAIGEVSGENQSFGVSLIAGESELAESGSARARAVHAIPDAPAVDVTAGDAVLADGLAFGEASEYATVPADTAELQLRPDNESNDADPVGAFEISLTDRAVHSVFAAGYLEPSGDQPGARLVVATDAAPEGMGTETGTGSGTEAGTETTTTASN from the coding sequence ATGCAACAGCAATCGAAGACCCGACGACGCGTACTGACACTGACCGGCGGCGCACTCGCAGCACTCGCCGGATGCGGCGGCGGGGACGGCGGCGCGGGCGGCGCGAACGGCACGGCGGAGACCGACATGTTGTCGCCGACCGAGACGGAAACGGGCACGGAAACCGAGACGGAGACCGAGACCGAGGCAGAGACGGAGTCCGAGACGACCACGGCCTCGGGCGACGCGCTGCTGCGGGTCGCGCACCTCTCGCCGGACGCCCCGAACGTCGACGTGGCCGTCGACGGCGAGACGGTGCTGTCGGACGTGCCGTTCGGTGCCGTGAGCGACTACCTCACGCTCTCGCCGGGCGAGTATCAGGTCACCATCACGCCGACGGGCGGGGACGAGGCGGTGTTCGACGAGACCGTTCCGGTCGAGAGCGGGCGACAGACGGCCGCCGCTATCGGCGAGGTGTCGGGCGAGAACCAGTCGTTCGGCGTCTCGCTCATCGCGGGCGAGAGCGAACTGGCCGAGAGCGGGAGCGCCCGCGCTCGGGCGGTGCACGCGATACCCGACGCGCCAGCGGTCGACGTGACCGCCGGTGACGCGGTGCTCGCGGACGGTCTCGCCTTCGGCGAGGCGTCCGAGTACGCGACCGTTCCGGCCGACACCGCCGAACTCCAACTGCGGCCCGACAACGAGAGCAACGACGCCGACCCGGTCGGCGCGTTCGAAATCAGCCTGACCGACCGAGCGGTCCACAGCGTCTTCGCGGCGGGGTATCTCGAACCCAGCGGCGACCAACCCGGCGCGCGACTCGTCGTGGCGACGGACGCCGCGCCGGAGGGGATGGGCACGGAGACGGGGACTGGAAGCGGTACCGAAGCGGGTACCGAGACGACGACGACGGCCTCGAACTGA
- the ftsY gene encoding signal recognition particle-docking protein FtsY yields MFDGLKDKLSGFTSDVEEDVDEEAVEEEATDTDADADAESTDEPTEEPVAASEAADADEHTPEGGPGEETVEPTAEAVASPETAADTDTAVEEPPGGVDSDEASVEDDGETEEVDESDEDTGGRSLTERAKIVATGKTVIEEEDLEKHLDDLELALLSSDVEMSVANEILDGVKENLTGQTRRRLSSTGSLVRDALREALYDVISVGQFDFDERVQQAESPVVIVFTGVNGVGKTTTIAKLARYFEERGLSTVLANGDTYRAGANEQLQKHAENLGKKIITHEQGSDPTAVIYDAVEYAKANDVDVVLGDTAGRLHTSDDLMAQLEKIDRNIDPDMTIFVDEAVAGQDAVNRAREFDDAAEIDGAVLTKADADPQGGAAISVAHVTGKPILFLGTGQDYDDLEPFDPEEIVDSLFAE; encoded by the coding sequence ATGTTCGACGGACTGAAGGACAAACTCAGCGGGTTCACCAGCGACGTCGAGGAAGACGTCGACGAGGAAGCCGTCGAAGAGGAAGCCACCGACACGGACGCGGACGCGGACGCGGAATCCACGGACGAACCCACCGAGGAACCGGTGGCGGCGTCCGAAGCGGCGGACGCAGACGAGCACACGCCCGAAGGTGGCCCCGGCGAAGAGACGGTCGAACCGACAGCCGAGGCTGTGGCGTCCCCGGAGACCGCCGCTGACACCGACACGGCGGTCGAAGAACCGCCGGGCGGCGTCGACTCGGACGAGGCGTCGGTAGAAGACGACGGTGAGACCGAGGAGGTCGACGAAAGCGACGAGGACACCGGCGGTCGCAGTTTGACCGAGCGGGCCAAAATCGTGGCGACCGGGAAGACGGTCATCGAGGAGGAGGACTTAGAGAAGCACCTCGACGACCTCGAACTGGCGCTGCTGTCCAGCGACGTGGAGATGAGCGTCGCCAACGAGATTCTCGACGGCGTCAAGGAGAACCTCACCGGACAGACCCGCCGCCGCCTCTCCAGCACCGGGAGCCTCGTCCGAGACGCGCTTCGCGAGGCGCTGTACGACGTCATCAGCGTCGGTCAGTTCGACTTCGACGAGCGCGTCCAGCAGGCCGAGTCGCCCGTCGTCATCGTCTTCACCGGTGTCAACGGCGTCGGGAAGACGACGACCATCGCCAAACTCGCCCGTTACTTCGAGGAGCGTGGCCTGTCGACGGTGCTCGCCAACGGCGACACCTATCGCGCGGGCGCGAACGAGCAACTCCAGAAACACGCCGAGAACCTCGGGAAGAAGATTATCACCCACGAACAGGGCTCGGACCCGACGGCGGTCATCTACGACGCCGTCGAGTACGCGAAGGCCAACGACGTGGACGTGGTGCTCGGCGACACGGCGGGCCGTCTGCACACCTCCGACGACCTGATGGCCCAACTGGAGAAGATAGACCGCAACATCGACCCGGATATGACTATCTTCGTCGACGAGGCCGTCGCGGGACAGGACGCGGTCAACCGCGCCCGCGAGTTCGACGACGCGGCCGAGATAGACGGCGCGGTGCTGACGAAGGCGGACGCGGACCCGCAGGGCGGTGCGGCGATTTCGGTGGCCCACGTCACCGGCAAGCCGATTCTGTTCCTCGGCACCGGACAGGACTACGACGACCTCGAACCGTTCGACCCCGAGGAAATCGTCGACAGCCTGTTCGCGGAGTAG
- the pfdA gene encoding prefoldin subunit alpha: MMGGGGGGGGQMQQISQEIEQMDQEIEAIENEIENLRQEKTEADEAIEAIETLESGSTVQVPVGGDAYIRATVDDIDEVVVSLGGGYAAERDQEGAVSSLETKKDTLDDRIEDLQSEIADVETEKEELEQQAQQMQQQQMQQMMQQQQEEQADDE; encoded by the coding sequence ATGATGGGCGGCGGTGGCGGCGGCGGCGGTCAGATGCAGCAGATTTCGCAGGAAATCGAGCAGATGGACCAGGAGATAGAGGCCATCGAGAACGAAATCGAGAACCTCCGTCAGGAGAAGACCGAGGCCGACGAGGCCATCGAGGCCATCGAGACGCTCGAGAGCGGGTCGACGGTGCAGGTTCCGGTCGGCGGCGACGCCTACATCCGCGCCACGGTCGACGACATCGACGAAGTCGTCGTCTCGCTGGGCGGCGGCTACGCCGCGGAACGCGACCAGGAGGGCGCCGTTAGCTCGCTGGAGACGAAGAAGGACACGCTGGACGACCGAATCGAGGACCTCCAGTCGGAAATCGCCGACGTCGAGACCGAGAAGGAGGAACTCGAACAGCAGGCGCAGCAGATGCAACAGCAGCAGATGCAGCAGATGATGCAACAGCAGCAAGAAGAGCAGGCTGACGACGAGTAA
- the rpl18a gene encoding 50S ribosomal protein L18Ae — translation MSTYTVRGSFPARDGPQEFETSVEAPNENVAEERVLSNLGSQHNLKRTQISIEEVAA, via the coding sequence ATGAGTACGTACACTGTCCGCGGTAGCTTCCCGGCCCGCGACGGGCCCCAGGAGTTCGAGACATCGGTCGAGGCACCGAACGAGAACGTCGCCGAGGAGCGCGTCCTGAGCAACCTCGGTTCCCAGCACAACCTCAAGCGCACCCAGATCAGCATCGAGGAGGTGGCAGCATGA
- a CDS encoding DUF5658 family protein: protein MSSDPRPDAPETTPTRFPGERMLSESHAVLWSVVILASLFDVVTTMVGLERGLGEGNVVARAFIQTYGASGIGLLKFSALLLVVLCWAWFDDGDRRATAVLVGFAVVSLVVVALNALTLASL from the coding sequence GTGAGTTCTGACCCGCGGCCCGACGCCCCCGAAACGACGCCCACGCGATTCCCGGGCGAGCGGATGCTCTCGGAGTCACACGCCGTGCTGTGGTCGGTCGTCATCCTCGCGTCGCTGTTCGACGTGGTGACGACGATGGTCGGCCTCGAACGCGGTCTGGGCGAGGGCAACGTCGTCGCCCGGGCGTTCATCCAGACGTACGGCGCGTCGGGCATCGGCCTGCTGAAGTTTAGCGCCCTGCTGCTGGTCGTCCTCTGCTGGGCGTGGTTCGACGACGGCGACCGCCGGGCGACGGCCGTCCTCGTCGGGTTCGCCGTCGTCTCGCTCGTCGTCGTCGCGCTGAACGCGCTGACGCTGGCCTCGCTGTGA
- a CDS encoding translation initiation factor IF-6, translating to MLRAAFSGSSYVGVFARATDDCVLVRPDLDESLQNDLADELEVPVIPTTIGHSGTVGALATGNENGLLVTSRVRDAEIERIRDAVDVSVTKLPGRLNAAGNIVCCNDSGAYVHPDLSREAVQAVRDGLGVPVERGVIAGVNTVGTAAVATNSGVLCHPKATDGELDALEDLLDVPADIGTVNYGGPLVGSGLVANDFGYVCGTDTSGPELGRIDAALGYID from the coding sequence TTGCTCCGCGCGGCGTTTTCCGGGTCGTCGTACGTCGGTGTCTTCGCCCGTGCGACCGACGACTGCGTGCTGGTTCGCCCAGACCTAGACGAATCGCTGCAGAACGACCTCGCCGACGAACTCGAAGTGCCGGTGATTCCGACGACCATCGGCCACTCCGGCACCGTCGGCGCACTGGCGACCGGCAACGAGAACGGTCTGCTGGTCACCTCGCGGGTCCGCGACGCCGAAATCGAGCGCATCCGAGACGCCGTCGACGTTTCGGTGACGAAGTTGCCCGGCCGCCTCAACGCCGCCGGGAACATCGTCTGCTGTAACGACTCGGGCGCGTACGTCCACCCGGACCTCTCCCGGGAGGCCGTTCAGGCGGTCCGCGACGGCCTCGGCGTCCCCGTCGAACGTGGCGTCATCGCCGGTGTCAACACCGTCGGGACCGCCGCTGTCGCCACCAACAGCGGCGTGCTCTGTCACCCGAAGGCGACCGACGGCGAACTCGACGCCCTCGAAGACCTGCTGGACGTGCCCGCCGACATCGGCACGGTCAACTACGGCGGCCCGCTTGTCGGGTCCGGCCTCGTCGCCAACGACTTCGGCTACGTCTGCGGCACCGACACCTCCGGGCCGGAACTGGGCCGCATCGACGCGGCGCTCGGCTACATCGACTGA
- a CDS encoding 50S ribosomal protein L31e yields the protein MSASDFEERVVTIPLRDARAEPKHERADKAIKLVREHLAKHFSVDESAVRIDPSINETTWAKGRSKPPSKLRVRAARFEEEGEAVVEAETAE from the coding sequence ATGTCCGCGAGTGATTTCGAGGAGCGCGTCGTCACCATCCCGCTCCGCGACGCTCGAGCCGAACCGAAACACGAGCGCGCCGACAAGGCCATCAAACTCGTTCGCGAGCACCTCGCGAAGCATTTCTCGGTCGACGAGTCCGCCGTCCGCATCGACCCCTCCATCAACGAGACGACGTGGGCCAAGGGCCGCTCGAAGCCCCCGAGTAAGCTTCGCGTGCGCGCCGCCCGCTTCGAGGAAGAGGGCGAGGCCGTCGTCGAAGCCGAGACGGCAGAATAA
- a CDS encoding 50S ribosomal protein L39e, with protein MSKKSKAKKKRLAKLDNQNSRVPAWVMLKTDREVQRNPKRRHWRRNDTDE; from the coding sequence ATGAGTAAGAAGTCGAAGGCCAAGAAGAAGCGTCTGGCCAAACTCGACAACCAGAACAGCCGCGTCCCGGCGTGGGTCATGCTCAAGACCGACCGGGAAGTGCAGCGCAACCCCAAGCGACGCCACTGGCGGCGTAACGACACCGACGAATAA
- a CDS encoding ZIP family metal transporter, which yields MVVFENVAFVFVAGLLTALATGLGAIPFFLVEEFSDRWNVVLWGLASGIMVAASLFGLVREGLAYGGAVLLVPGVLAGVLLVEGADRVLDNYDHNPKQFERADFKKLLLILGILTVHSFPEGVAVGVSFAELGLEGASAGETLVIAGTAVPLLAVFMTIAISIHNVPEGTAIAIPLRSLGVSEWRMVWWAVFSSLPQPLGAVIAYYFVTLARAFLPFGFGFAAGAMVYLVATEFVPEALEYGEGLAGGGKRELLAGGITGALAMVPLAFI from the coding sequence ATGGTCGTCTTCGAGAACGTCGCGTTCGTCTTCGTCGCGGGGCTGTTGACGGCGCTCGCGACGGGGTTGGGTGCGATACCGTTCTTTCTGGTCGAGGAGTTCTCCGACCGGTGGAACGTCGTGCTGTGGGGACTCGCGTCGGGTATCATGGTCGCGGCGTCGCTGTTCGGCCTCGTCCGGGAGGGACTGGCCTACGGCGGCGCGGTGCTCCTCGTGCCGGGGGTCCTCGCTGGCGTCCTCCTCGTCGAAGGGGCGGACCGGGTCCTCGACAACTACGACCACAACCCCAAGCAGTTCGAGCGGGCGGACTTCAAGAAACTCCTGCTCATCCTCGGCATCCTGACGGTCCACAGTTTCCCCGAGGGCGTGGCCGTCGGCGTCTCCTTCGCCGAACTCGGACTGGAGGGGGCGTCGGCGGGCGAGACGCTCGTCATCGCGGGGACGGCCGTGCCGCTACTCGCGGTGTTCATGACCATCGCCATCTCCATCCACAACGTCCCGGAAGGGACGGCCATCGCCATCCCGCTTCGGTCGCTCGGCGTCAGCGAGTGGCGGATGGTCTGGTGGGCCGTCTTCTCCTCGCTCCCCCAACCGCTGGGGGCGGTCATCGCCTACTACTTCGTCACGCTCGCGAGGGCGTTCCTCCCCTTCGGATTCGGCTTCGCCGCCGGGGCGATGGTGTACCTCGTCGCGACGGAGTTCGTCCCCGAGGCGCTCGAATACGGCGAAGGGCTGGCTGGCGGCGGGAAGCGCGAACTGCTCGCCGGTGGCATCACCGGTGCGCTGGCGATGGTGCCGCTGGCGTTCATCTAG
- the thpR gene encoding RNA 2',3'-cyclic phosphodiesterase, whose protein sequence is MKRLFVSVDLDGLGDEVRAVQDRFEGVSGLRFTDPEQTHVTLKFLGDTDPDRVDDVVSALEAAVDESGVAPFEARFGGLGVFPSLDYISVVWVGVREGHGDAELGALHEAIEARTVELGFDAEDHEFTPHATIGRMDHAGGKERVQKLVENEDPDVGALRVEEIRLTESVLGDDGPEYTTLASVSL, encoded by the coding sequence ATGAAACGACTGTTCGTCAGCGTCGACTTGGACGGCCTCGGCGACGAAGTCCGGGCCGTCCAAGACCGATTCGAGGGCGTCTCGGGCCTCCGATTCACCGACCCCGAACAGACGCACGTCACGCTGAAGTTCCTCGGTGACACCGACCCGGACCGCGTCGACGACGTGGTGTCCGCGCTCGAAGCGGCCGTCGACGAGAGCGGCGTCGCCCCGTTCGAGGCCCGCTTCGGCGGCCTCGGCGTGTTCCCGTCGCTCGACTACATCAGCGTCGTCTGGGTTGGCGTTCGCGAGGGCCACGGCGACGCCGAACTAGGGGCGCTCCACGAGGCAATCGAGGCGCGGACTGTCGAACTGGGGTTCGACGCGGAAGACCACGAGTTCACGCCGCACGCGACCATCGGACGGATGGACCATGCTGGCGGGAAAGAACGGGTACAGAAACTCGTGGAGAACGAGGACCCCGACGTGGGGGCGCTTCGAGTCGAGGAAATCCGACTCACCGAGAGCGTCTTGGGCGACGACGGCCCGGAGTACACGACGCTCGCGTCGGTGTCGCTGTGA
- a CDS encoding tetratricopeptide repeat protein: MTDREPEDHKFSEGQGFDDPYDGFDLEPPEFEVDTDKVDPVDSRVVTDMLDRRNIPADAVDPEQLLDVGLEYMHINRHEQAAETFERVAQYTDDERLKQEAWTNKGAAHAELEEWDAAIGAYKEALKDMEGGEAQHASERASGETASTEHAATAETNLAYALWESGRTEQALEHAERAVEIDPRFAQAWYNRGFFLSERGLAEDAVEAFDNAIRLGFRNADVLEEKARALEEMGEYDRAEELADEVEEMRQNAEEQLLE, encoded by the coding sequence ATGACAGACCGCGAGCCCGAGGACCACAAGTTCTCTGAGGGACAGGGGTTCGACGACCCCTACGACGGGTTCGACCTCGAACCGCCGGAGTTCGAGGTGGACACCGACAAGGTCGACCCCGTCGACTCCCGGGTCGTCACCGACATGCTGGACCGCCGGAACATCCCGGCCGACGCCGTCGACCCCGAGCAACTGCTCGACGTGGGACTGGAGTACATGCACATCAACCGCCACGAACAGGCCGCCGAGACGTTCGAGCGCGTGGCCCAGTACACCGACGACGAACGCCTGAAGCAGGAGGCGTGGACGAACAAGGGCGCGGCCCACGCCGAACTCGAAGAGTGGGACGCCGCTATCGGCGCGTACAAAGAGGCGCTGAAAGACATGGAGGGCGGCGAAGCGCAACACGCCTCGGAGCGAGCGAGCGGTGAAACCGCGAGCACCGAGCACGCCGCCACCGCCGAGACGAACCTCGCCTACGCCCTCTGGGAGTCCGGCCGGACCGAACAGGCGCTGGAACACGCCGAACGCGCCGTCGAAATCGACCCCCGATTCGCCCAAGCGTGGTACAACCGCGGCTTCTTCCTCTCGGAACGCGGCCTCGCCGAAGACGCCGTCGAGGCGTTCGACAACGCCATCCGACTCGGCTTCCGGAACGCCGACGTGCTCGAGGAGAAGGCCCGCGCGCTCGAAGAGATGGGCGAGTACGACCGCGCCGAGGAACTGGCCGACGAAGTCGAGGAGATGCGACAGAACGCGGAAGAGCAGCTGCTCGAATGA
- a CDS encoding DUF424 domain-containing protein, with protein sequence MILNERETEEGLLVSVCDPDVMGETFEDGPVSLTVEEGFYGGDSVSEEEVVDSLARCSVANIVGEDSVDVAIEHGFVDEANVLDVDGTRHAQLLWL encoded by the coding sequence ATGATACTCAACGAACGCGAGACCGAAGAGGGCCTGCTCGTCTCCGTCTGCGACCCGGACGTGATGGGCGAGACGTTCGAGGACGGCCCAGTCTCGCTGACCGTCGAGGAGGGGTTTTACGGCGGCGACAGCGTCTCCGAAGAGGAAGTCGTCGACAGCCTCGCTCGGTGTAGCGTCGCCAACATCGTCGGCGAAGACAGCGTCGACGTGGCTATCGAACACGGGTTCGTCGACGAGGCCAACGTCCTAGACGTCGACGGGACGCGCCACGCGCAACTGCTCTGGCTCTGA
- a CDS encoding carbohydrate-binding protein, translating into MGDYDIGEQGPVTRATPDVQDDPYEQERCHEWHGRRIGAHEHPGIQDHEIPGTFPVGNYRIYHHDGRWRHDDTPLTRDGGLDLLVTDEWLTYAVDTRESGPHDLTLRVAAADGFGGGVVGIAVDREPQTRVAFEPTGGWDEWAELTTSVELERGFGLIRLVVLEGGWKLDRIRIE; encoded by the coding sequence ATGGGTGACTACGATATTGGTGAACAAGGACCGGTTACCCGGGCCACGCCCGACGTGCAGGACGACCCTTACGAGCAGGAGCGGTGCCACGAGTGGCACGGCCGCCGAATCGGTGCACACGAACACCCGGGCATCCAGGACCACGAGATTCCGGGGACGTTTCCGGTCGGGAACTACCGCATCTATCATCACGACGGGCGCTGGCGACACGACGACACGCCGCTCACACGCGACGGTGGCCTGGACCTGCTGGTCACCGACGAGTGGCTGACCTACGCCGTCGACACCCGCGAGTCGGGACCACACGACCTGACGCTCCGGGTCGCCGCGGCCGACGGGTTCGGTGGCGGCGTGGTGGGTATCGCCGTCGACCGCGAGCCACAGACCCGCGTCGCGTTCGAACCGACCGGTGGCTGGGACGAGTGGGCGGAACTCACCACGAGCGTCGAGTTAGAACGGGGCTTCGGACTGATCCGACTGGTCGTCCTCGAAGGCGGCTGGAAACTGGACCGAATCCGAATCGAGTGA
- a CDS encoding aminotransferase class V-fold PLP-dependent enzyme, producing MGQTDIEPLDVEGLREDFPILQREFGGEQVVYLDNAATTQTPEPVVECIADYYRTTNANVHRGLHQLSQEASIAYEDAHDRVAEFVGASGEREEIVFTKNTTESENLVAYAWGLNELGPEDEVVLTEMEHHASLVTWQQIAKKAGATCRFIRVQEDGTLDMDHARELIGDDTAMVSVVHVSNTLGTVNPVSELADIAHDHDAYIFVDGAQSVPNRPVDVEAIDADFLAFSGHKMAGPTGIGVLYGKKHLLEEMEPYLYGGEMIKKVTFEESKWNDLPWKFEAGTPPICQGIALAEACDYLDDIGMANIQRHENELAQYAMERLADEGDVEMYGPPVGEERGGLVAFNLESVHAHDLSSILNDSAVAIRAGDHCTQPLHDKLGVAASARASFYIYNTREEVDKLVDAIDDARQLFA from the coding sequence ATGGGACAGACCGACATCGAACCCCTCGACGTCGAGGGTCTCCGGGAGGACTTCCCCATCCTCCAGCGCGAATTCGGCGGGGAGCAAGTCGTCTATCTCGACAACGCGGCGACGACCCAAACGCCGGAACCCGTCGTCGAGTGCATCGCCGACTACTACCGGACGACCAACGCGAACGTCCACCGCGGCCTCCACCAACTGAGCCAAGAGGCCAGTATCGCCTACGAGGACGCCCACGACCGCGTCGCCGAGTTCGTCGGCGCGTCGGGCGAGCGCGAGGAAATCGTCTTCACGAAGAACACCACCGAGAGCGAGAACCTCGTCGCCTACGCGTGGGGCCTGAACGAACTCGGCCCCGAGGACGAAGTCGTCCTCACCGAGATGGAACACCACGCCTCGCTGGTGACGTGGCAGCAGATCGCGAAGAAGGCCGGCGCGACCTGTCGGTTCATCCGCGTACAGGAGGACGGCACGCTGGACATGGACCACGCGCGCGAACTAATCGGCGACGACACGGCGATGGTCAGCGTCGTCCACGTCTCGAACACGCTCGGGACGGTGAACCCCGTCTCGGAACTCGCGGACATCGCCCACGACCACGACGCCTACATCTTCGTCGACGGCGCGCAATCGGTCCCGAACCGTCCCGTCGACGTGGAGGCCATCGACGCCGACTTCCTCGCGTTCTCGGGGCACAAGATGGCCGGCCCGACCGGCATCGGCGTCCTCTACGGCAAGAAACACCTCTTAGAGGAGATGGAGCCGTACCTGTACGGCGGCGAGATGATAAAGAAAGTCACCTTCGAGGAGTCGAAGTGGAACGACCTGCCGTGGAAGTTCGAAGCCGGGACGCCGCCCATCTGTCAGGGCATCGCGCTCGCGGAGGCCTGTGACTATCTGGACGACATCGGGATGGCGAACATCCAGCGCCACGAGAACGAACTCGCACAGTACGCGATGGAGCGACTGGCCGACGAGGGCGACGTGGAGATGTACGGCCCGCCCGTCGGCGAGGAGCGCGGCGGTCTGGTCGCGTTCAACCTCGAATCGGTCCACGCCCACGACCTCTCCTCTATCCTGAACGACTCGGCGGTGGCGATTCGGGCCGGTGACCACTGCACGCAGCCACTGCACGACAAGTTGGGCGTGGCGGCGTCGGCGCGCGCCTCCTTCTACATCTACAACACGCGCGAGGAAGTCGACAAGTTGGTCGACGCCATCGACGACGCCCGCCAGTTGTTCGCGTAG
- a CDS encoding CheF family chemotaxis protein: protein MSDAIDISATVFCPALGPDPLVADLSLRSDALVVENDAFVGEIDLGNVFDVKLGARPQAAPSSFNTPVLTVGFERDGRRRVLFVTTDSETLTSFGGLLYRRLLDGKEVAVRHPAEVGGRVTDATFDIGRLHVVPERVGCTQIATPFDLKLEDIVDFWRATEELLGDRQSVIHIQYVRNGVAVSLDLALNPPRVQHLLGRHLQRRYVETRREIRRLDVPPVAIRALVRLYSRRGRATAASLVERESVSARALVDGLRRRELVEAVDGEVALTSRGWILVTECVSDTGPSAAVDGPRRSTGQTD from the coding sequence ATGTCGGACGCGATAGATATCTCGGCGACCGTCTTCTGCCCCGCGCTCGGTCCGGACCCGCTCGTGGCGGACCTCTCGCTGCGGAGCGACGCCCTCGTCGTCGAGAACGACGCGTTCGTCGGCGAAATCGACCTCGGGAACGTGTTCGACGTCAAACTCGGCGCACGGCCGCAGGCGGCACCGTCGAGCTTCAACACCCCCGTGCTGACCGTCGGGTTCGAACGCGACGGGCGACGGCGAGTGCTGTTCGTCACTACCGACTCGGAGACCCTGACCTCGTTCGGCGGCCTTCTGTACCGACGACTCCTCGACGGGAAGGAAGTCGCCGTCCGCCACCCCGCCGAGGTCGGTGGGCGGGTGACCGACGCGACGTTCGATATCGGCCGTCTGCACGTCGTTCCGGAACGGGTCGGCTGTACGCAAATAGCGACGCCGTTCGACCTCAAACTGGAGGACATCGTCGATTTCTGGCGCGCCACCGAGGAGTTGCTCGGCGACCGGCAGTCGGTCATCCACATCCAATACGTCCGAAACGGCGTGGCGGTGTCGCTCGATTTGGCGCTGAATCCGCCCCGCGTCCAGCACCTCCTTGGCCGCCACCTCCAGCGGCGATACGTCGAGACCAGACGCGAGATACGGCGGTTGGACGTGCCGCCCGTGGCTATTCGCGCGCTCGTCCGACTGTACTCGCGCCGCGGCCGGGCAACGGCGGCGTCGCTGGTCGAGCGCGAATCGGTATCGGCCCGCGCGCTGGTCGACGGCCTCCGCCGCCGGGAGTTGGTCGAAGCCGTCGACGGCGAGGTGGCGCTGACCTCCCGCGGGTGGATTCTCGTCACCGAGTGCGTGAGCGACACCGGCCCCAGCGCCGCCGTCGACGGCCCGCGACGGTCGACCGGGCAGACGGACTGA